A genomic region of Amphiura filiformis chromosome 6, Afil_fr2py, whole genome shotgun sequence contains the following coding sequences:
- the LOC140155302 gene encoding uncharacterized protein isoform X4: MADSQYAAYGAQQGAAQQQGYGAYGANAGYGQAQTAQPAATAAAYGSYGQQTTAYGSQAGAPASTGYDYSQAQSGQTSYNNGAGAAQTHGQPAATADSLHTAHMVKQQPQQILHMVKHNQAGMVDRQQVHLAMVKHNPQVKPLVAMANNHRQGATVKVLLQLVDRAMVKAATDHRVLHKVADTANHLLHRVEVEVVVDTNLEEVAAVVVEVVVVAMEAAQEAVVMVVIQADVMVVVVVVTEVAEVAVEVDSVTVVAAEVASINLVMTHVETNVTVVATSYKKTLSSSAVWDRM, encoded by the exons ATGGCAGATTCAC AATACGCAGCATACGGTGCTCAGCAGGGTGCTGCCCAGCAGCAAGG GTACGGTGCCTATGGTGCCAATGCTGGATACGGTCAAGCACAAACAGCTCAACCAGCAGCCACAGCAGCTGCTTACGGATCATATGGACAG CAAACGACGGCTTATGGTTCACAAGCTGGAGCTCCAGCATCCACAGGTTACGACTACAGTCAAGCACAGAGTGGTCAGACAAGCTATAATAATGGTGCGGGTGCGGCTCAAACGCACGGCCAGCCAGCAGCCACCGCAGACAGCCTGCATACAGCTCATATGGTCAAGCAGCAGCCACAACAGATTCTACATATGGTCAAA CACAACCAAGCGGGTATGGTGGACAGACAACAAGTGCACCTAGCTATGGTCAAACACAATCCACAGGTCAAGCCGCTGGTAGCTATGGCCAACAACCACCGTCAGGGAGCTACGGTCAAAGTGCTCCTCCAGCTGGTGGACAGAGCTATGGTCAAGGCAGCTACGGATCACAGGGTGCTTCACAAGGT GGCGGATACAGCCAACCACCTCCTGCACAGA GTGGAGGTGGAAGTGGTGGTGGATACCAATCTGGAGGAGGTGGCGGCggtggtggtggaggtggtggtggtggctaTGGAGGCCGCTCAG GAGGCGGTGGTTATGGTGGTGATTCAGGCGGacgtgatggtggtggtggtggtggttacaGAGGTCGCGGAGGTGGCCGTGGAGGTGGATTCAG TGACCGTGGTGGCGGCAGAGGTGGCTTCAATAAATTTGGTG
- the LOC140155302 gene encoding uncharacterized protein isoform X2 produces MADSQYAAYGAQQGAAQQQGYGAYGANAGYGQAQTAQPAATAAAYGSYGQQTTAYGSQAGAPASTGYDYSQAQSGQTSYNNGAGAAQTHGQPAATADSLHTAHMVKQQPQQILHMVKHNQAGMVDRQQVHLAMVKHNPQVKPLVAMANNHRQGATVKVLLQLVDRAMVKAATDHRVLHKVRTVRVNRQGIIPAPPRTVADTANHLLHRVEVEVVVDTNLEEVAAVVVEVVVVAMEAAQEAVVMVVIQADVMVVVVVVTEVAEVAVEVDSVTVVAAEVASINLVMTHVETNVTVVATSYKKTLSSSAVWDRM; encoded by the exons ATGGCAGATTCAC AATACGCAGCATACGGTGCTCAGCAGGGTGCTGCCCAGCAGCAAGG GTACGGTGCCTATGGTGCCAATGCTGGATACGGTCAAGCACAAACAGCTCAACCAGCAGCCACAGCAGCTGCTTACGGATCATATGGACAG CAAACGACGGCTTATGGTTCACAAGCTGGAGCTCCAGCATCCACAGGTTACGACTACAGTCAAGCACAGAGTGGTCAGACAAGCTATAATAATGGTGCGGGTGCGGCTCAAACGCACGGCCAGCCAGCAGCCACCGCAGACAGCCTGCATACAGCTCATATGGTCAAGCAGCAGCCACAACAGATTCTACATATGGTCAAA CACAACCAAGCGGGTATGGTGGACAGACAACAAGTGCACCTAGCTATGGTCAAACACAATCCACAGGTCAAGCCGCTGGTAGCTATGGCCAACAACCACCGTCAGGGAGCTACGGTCAAAGTGCTCCTCCAGCTGGTGGACAGAGCTATGGTCAAGGCAGCTACGGATCACAGGGTGCTTCACAAG GTTCGTACGGTCAGAGTCAACCGGCAGGGTATAATTCCAGCACCACCCCGTACAGT GGCGGATACAGCCAACCACCTCCTGCACAGA GTGGAGGTGGAAGTGGTGGTGGATACCAATCTGGAGGAGGTGGCGGCggtggtggtggaggtggtggtggtggctaTGGAGGCCGCTCAG GAGGCGGTGGTTATGGTGGTGATTCAGGCGGacgtgatggtggtggtggtggtggttacaGAGGTCGCGGAGGTGGCCGTGGAGGTGGATTCAG TGACCGTGGTGGCGGCAGAGGTGGCTTCAATAAATTTGGTG
- the LOC140155302 gene encoding uncharacterized protein isoform X6 yields MADSQYAAYGAQQGAAQQQGYGAYGANAGYGQAQTAQPAATAAAYGSYGQQTTAYGSQAGAPASTGYDYSQAQSGQTSYNNGAGAAQTHGQPAATADSLHTAHMVKQQPQQILHMVKHNQAGMVDRQQVHLAMVKHNPQVKPLVAMANNHRQGATVKVLLQLVDRAMVKAATDHRVLHKVRTVRVNRQGIIPAPPRTVADTANHLLHREAVVMVVIQADVMVVVVVVTEVAEVAVEVDSVTVVAAEVASINLVMTHVETNVTVVATSYKKTLSSSAVWDRM; encoded by the exons ATGGCAGATTCAC AATACGCAGCATACGGTGCTCAGCAGGGTGCTGCCCAGCAGCAAGG GTACGGTGCCTATGGTGCCAATGCTGGATACGGTCAAGCACAAACAGCTCAACCAGCAGCCACAGCAGCTGCTTACGGATCATATGGACAG CAAACGACGGCTTATGGTTCACAAGCTGGAGCTCCAGCATCCACAGGTTACGACTACAGTCAAGCACAGAGTGGTCAGACAAGCTATAATAATGGTGCGGGTGCGGCTCAAACGCACGGCCAGCCAGCAGCCACCGCAGACAGCCTGCATACAGCTCATATGGTCAAGCAGCAGCCACAACAGATTCTACATATGGTCAAA CACAACCAAGCGGGTATGGTGGACAGACAACAAGTGCACCTAGCTATGGTCAAACACAATCCACAGGTCAAGCCGCTGGTAGCTATGGCCAACAACCACCGTCAGGGAGCTACGGTCAAAGTGCTCCTCCAGCTGGTGGACAGAGCTATGGTCAAGGCAGCTACGGATCACAGGGTGCTTCACAAG GTTCGTACGGTCAGAGTCAACCGGCAGGGTATAATTCCAGCACCACCCCGTACAGT GGCGGATACAGCCAACCACCTCCTGCACAGA GAGGCGGTGGTTATGGTGGTGATTCAGGCGGacgtgatggtggtggtggtggtggttacaGAGGTCGCGGAGGTGGCCGTGGAGGTGGATTCAG TGACCGTGGTGGCGGCAGAGGTGGCTTCAATAAATTTGGTG
- the LOC140155302 gene encoding uncharacterized protein isoform X1 — MADSQYAAYGAQQGAAQQQGYGAYGANAGYGQAQTAQPAATAAAYGSYGQQTTAYGSQAGAPASTGYDYSQAQSGQTSYNNGAGAAQTHGQPAATADSLHTAHMVKQQPQQILHMVKHNQAGMVDRQQVHLAMVKHNPQVKPLVAMANNHRQGATVKVLLQLVDRAMVKAATDHRVLHKVRTVRVNRQGIIPAPPRTVAADTANHLLHRVEVEVVVDTNLEEVAAVVVEVVVVAMEAAQEAVVMVVIQADVMVVVVVVTEVAEVAVEVDSVTVVAAEVASINLVMTHVETNVTVVATSYKKTLSSSAVWDRM; from the exons ATGGCAGATTCAC AATACGCAGCATACGGTGCTCAGCAGGGTGCTGCCCAGCAGCAAGG GTACGGTGCCTATGGTGCCAATGCTGGATACGGTCAAGCACAAACAGCTCAACCAGCAGCCACAGCAGCTGCTTACGGATCATATGGACAG CAAACGACGGCTTATGGTTCACAAGCTGGAGCTCCAGCATCCACAGGTTACGACTACAGTCAAGCACAGAGTGGTCAGACAAGCTATAATAATGGTGCGGGTGCGGCTCAAACGCACGGCCAGCCAGCAGCCACCGCAGACAGCCTGCATACAGCTCATATGGTCAAGCAGCAGCCACAACAGATTCTACATATGGTCAAA CACAACCAAGCGGGTATGGTGGACAGACAACAAGTGCACCTAGCTATGGTCAAACACAATCCACAGGTCAAGCCGCTGGTAGCTATGGCCAACAACCACCGTCAGGGAGCTACGGTCAAAGTGCTCCTCCAGCTGGTGGACAGAGCTATGGTCAAGGCAGCTACGGATCACAGGGTGCTTCACAAG GTTCGTACGGTCAGAGTCAACCGGCAGGGTATAATTCCAGCACCACCCCGTACA GTGGCGGCGGATACAGCCAACCACCTCCTGCACAGA GTGGAGGTGGAAGTGGTGGTGGATACCAATCTGGAGGAGGTGGCGGCggtggtggtggaggtggtggtggtggctaTGGAGGCCGCTCAG GAGGCGGTGGTTATGGTGGTGATTCAGGCGGacgtgatggtggtggtggtggtggttacaGAGGTCGCGGAGGTGGCCGTGGAGGTGGATTCAG TGACCGTGGTGGCGGCAGAGGTGGCTTCAATAAATTTGGTG
- the LOC140155302 gene encoding uncharacterized protein isoform X3, with product MADSQYAAYGAQQGAAQQQGYGAYGANAGYGQAQTAQPAATAAAYGSYGQQTTAYGSQAGAPASTGYDYSQAQSGQTSYNNGAGAAQTHGQPAATADSLHTAHMVKQQPQQILHMVKHNQAGMVDRQQVHLAMVKHNPQVKPLVAMANNHRQGATVKVLLQLVDRAMVKAATDHRVLHKVAADTANHLLHRVEVEVVVDTNLEEVAAVVVEVVVVAMEAAQEAVVMVVIQADVMVVVVVVTEVAEVAVEVDSVTVVAAEVASINLVMTHVETNVTVVATSYKKTLSSSAVWDRM from the exons ATGGCAGATTCAC AATACGCAGCATACGGTGCTCAGCAGGGTGCTGCCCAGCAGCAAGG GTACGGTGCCTATGGTGCCAATGCTGGATACGGTCAAGCACAAACAGCTCAACCAGCAGCCACAGCAGCTGCTTACGGATCATATGGACAG CAAACGACGGCTTATGGTTCACAAGCTGGAGCTCCAGCATCCACAGGTTACGACTACAGTCAAGCACAGAGTGGTCAGACAAGCTATAATAATGGTGCGGGTGCGGCTCAAACGCACGGCCAGCCAGCAGCCACCGCAGACAGCCTGCATACAGCTCATATGGTCAAGCAGCAGCCACAACAGATTCTACATATGGTCAAA CACAACCAAGCGGGTATGGTGGACAGACAACAAGTGCACCTAGCTATGGTCAAACACAATCCACAGGTCAAGCCGCTGGTAGCTATGGCCAACAACCACCGTCAGGGAGCTACGGTCAAAGTGCTCCTCCAGCTGGTGGACAGAGCTATGGTCAAGGCAGCTACGGATCACAGGGTGCTTCACAAG GTGGCGGCGGATACAGCCAACCACCTCCTGCACAGA GTGGAGGTGGAAGTGGTGGTGGATACCAATCTGGAGGAGGTGGCGGCggtggtggtggaggtggtggtggtggctaTGGAGGCCGCTCAG GAGGCGGTGGTTATGGTGGTGATTCAGGCGGacgtgatggtggtggtggtggtggttacaGAGGTCGCGGAGGTGGCCGTGGAGGTGGATTCAG TGACCGTGGTGGCGGCAGAGGTGGCTTCAATAAATTTGGTG
- the LOC140155302 gene encoding uncharacterized protein isoform X5, with amino-acid sequence MADSQYAAYGAQQGAAQQQGYGAYGANAGYGQAQTAQPAATAAAYGSYGQQTTAYGSQAGAPASTGYDYSQAQSGQTSYNNGAGAAQTHGQPAATADSLHTAHMVKQQPQQILHMVKHNQAGMVDRQQVHLAMVKHNPQVKPLVAMANNHRQGATVKVLLQLVDRAMVKAATDHRVLHKVRTVRVNRQGIIPAPPRTVAADTANHLLHREAVVMVVIQADVMVVVVVVTEVAEVAVEVDSVTVVAAEVASINLVMTHVETNVTVVATSYKKTLSSSAVWDRM; translated from the exons ATGGCAGATTCAC AATACGCAGCATACGGTGCTCAGCAGGGTGCTGCCCAGCAGCAAGG GTACGGTGCCTATGGTGCCAATGCTGGATACGGTCAAGCACAAACAGCTCAACCAGCAGCCACAGCAGCTGCTTACGGATCATATGGACAG CAAACGACGGCTTATGGTTCACAAGCTGGAGCTCCAGCATCCACAGGTTACGACTACAGTCAAGCACAGAGTGGTCAGACAAGCTATAATAATGGTGCGGGTGCGGCTCAAACGCACGGCCAGCCAGCAGCCACCGCAGACAGCCTGCATACAGCTCATATGGTCAAGCAGCAGCCACAACAGATTCTACATATGGTCAAA CACAACCAAGCGGGTATGGTGGACAGACAACAAGTGCACCTAGCTATGGTCAAACACAATCCACAGGTCAAGCCGCTGGTAGCTATGGCCAACAACCACCGTCAGGGAGCTACGGTCAAAGTGCTCCTCCAGCTGGTGGACAGAGCTATGGTCAAGGCAGCTACGGATCACAGGGTGCTTCACAAG GTTCGTACGGTCAGAGTCAACCGGCAGGGTATAATTCCAGCACCACCCCGTACA GTGGCGGCGGATACAGCCAACCACCTCCTGCACAGA GAGGCGGTGGTTATGGTGGTGATTCAGGCGGacgtgatggtggtggtggtggtggttacaGAGGTCGCGGAGGTGGCCGTGGAGGTGGATTCAG TGACCGTGGTGGCGGCAGAGGTGGCTTCAATAAATTTGGTG